One Pararhizobium sp. IMCC3301 DNA segment encodes these proteins:
- a CDS encoding EAL domain-containing protein → MRIRTILLIAFLTVAILPTAIFGRWSYNHAVNREFAEVKDRHLLLAQNLGFALKRYHTDLVGTFNSISSALLADTTTRDLKPLMSALNIISVFVVDEPSGKLIARTDGTVEASVTPMAQDIQTIARTIAKSGDVVFSNVLEMERHGNVLLGVRRYGDSLAIALVNTKYFIELGKQISFGKNGHAAIVDKAGNVLAHPLPEWVASRKNIAGISSVARMMKGETGIEQFYSPALKGDMIAGLTTVPGPGWGVMIPQPVEEIYQKAHIDSASIFVALLIGWTISSAFVLLFINSLVRPLEQLLQSIHKNAQKTRLNPTSVRPGVIPLREILQLNRGYNVMVGRVASANKKMSVMAFSDSVTGLFNRKRFEELTCELFADCSRKSWGGIVVFIDLDDFKQINDIHGHRFGDSFLRACAARLELLVQSAARNLSQKSVGQSAPIVARVGGDEFAIVIPGLTNKRDIHEFLSLVRDELSAPSEVFSEISRHGASIGCARYPQDGTNLDSLLKCADIAMYHAKRSGKNRFETYAPEMGMMTAAELCVAVDYAIAHGELVLEYQPKVHARTNQIQGVEALVRWDHPALGRLLPNQWIPTIAHSPVMERLGEWTIARAIDDHGHWTRAGLELSVAVNIGARHFSNQTFTSSLARLAAEKNFDCRHMEIEITEDTLFASDGRADEVLEALHRQGFRISIDDFGTGYSNIARLGQMQVDFLKIDRSLISQAHRDDRVAAMMDCVLLMAKTLNCKTVAEGVESQSEVDFLARHKIDILQGYYFSPSLTVPALVTWARQHERAVAAGKFNHKTSHAA, encoded by the coding sequence ATGCGCATTCGTACCATTTTGCTAATTGCATTTCTGACCGTGGCTATTCTCCCCACCGCTATCTTCGGACGGTGGTCATATAATCATGCAGTAAATCGGGAATTTGCAGAAGTGAAAGACCGGCATTTGCTGCTGGCGCAGAATCTGGGCTTTGCGCTGAAGCGCTACCACACGGATCTGGTCGGTACTTTTAATTCGATTTCCTCCGCATTGCTGGCAGATACAACGACCAGGGATCTCAAACCTTTGATGTCTGCTTTGAATATCATCAGTGTCTTCGTTGTTGATGAGCCATCCGGCAAACTGATTGCGCGAACCGACGGGACCGTTGAAGCATCTGTAACGCCCATGGCCCAGGACATCCAGACTATTGCCAGAACGATCGCGAAATCCGGAGACGTGGTTTTTTCGAATGTTCTAGAAATGGAGCGGCACGGGAATGTGTTGCTCGGTGTGCGCCGGTATGGCGACAGTCTGGCCATCGCTTTGGTCAATACAAAATACTTCATCGAACTTGGAAAACAGATTTCGTTCGGGAAAAATGGGCATGCAGCGATCGTCGACAAGGCCGGGAACGTTCTTGCGCATCCGCTGCCGGAATGGGTGGCTTCACGCAAAAATATTGCGGGAATTTCTTCGGTGGCCCGTATGATGAAGGGGGAGACGGGAATCGAACAATTCTACTCTCCCGCTCTGAAGGGTGACATGATTGCCGGTCTGACGACGGTTCCCGGTCCGGGCTGGGGAGTTATGATCCCCCAGCCCGTTGAGGAGATTTACCAAAAGGCCCATATAGACAGCGCCTCGATTTTTGTTGCGTTGCTGATTGGTTGGACGATATCGAGCGCCTTTGTTCTTTTGTTCATCAACTCACTGGTGAGGCCGCTGGAACAACTTCTGCAATCCATCCACAAAAATGCACAGAAAACCCGGTTAAACCCGACGTCAGTCCGCCCCGGCGTTATACCGTTGCGGGAAATTCTGCAGTTGAACCGGGGCTATAACGTCATGGTTGGCCGGGTTGCTTCCGCCAATAAGAAAATGTCGGTGATGGCATTCTCTGACAGCGTTACCGGCTTGTTCAACCGGAAACGATTTGAGGAACTCACCTGCGAATTATTTGCTGACTGCAGCCGAAAATCCTGGGGTGGGATTGTCGTATTCATTGATCTTGATGATTTTAAACAGATCAATGACATCCACGGACACAGATTTGGTGACAGTTTTCTGCGCGCCTGCGCAGCCAGGTTGGAATTGCTCGTTCAGAGCGCCGCTCGGAACCTTTCCCAAAAGAGCGTTGGTCAATCGGCTCCAATCGTCGCGCGGGTGGGTGGAGATGAATTCGCCATCGTCATACCGGGCCTCACGAACAAGCGCGACATTCACGAATTTCTCAGCCTGGTTCGGGATGAGTTGTCAGCGCCATCAGAAGTTTTTTCGGAAATCTCGCGTCACGGTGCCAGTATTGGTTGCGCTCGTTATCCGCAAGACGGAACAAATCTGGATAGTCTGCTTAAATGCGCAGATATTGCCATGTATCACGCGAAAAGATCGGGAAAAAACCGGTTTGAGACATATGCTCCCGAGATGGGGATGATGACCGCGGCAGAGCTTTGCGTCGCGGTCGACTACGCCATCGCACATGGCGAGCTTGTGCTGGAATACCAACCAAAAGTGCACGCAAGGACGAACCAGATTCAAGGCGTGGAGGCGCTTGTCAGATGGGATCACCCGGCGTTGGGCCGGCTGCTTCCCAATCAGTGGATTCCAACCATTGCCCATTCCCCCGTGATGGAACGGCTTGGTGAATGGACGATTGCCAGGGCGATTGATGATCATGGACATTGGACGAGAGCAGGACTGGAATTGTCGGTGGCAGTCAATATTGGCGCGAGACATTTTTCCAATCAGACATTTACCAGCTCTCTGGCACGTTTGGCAGCAGAGAAAAATTTCGATTGCCGTCATATGGAGATCGAAATTACCGAAGATACGCTATTTGCGTCGGATGGTCGCGCCGATGAGGTTTTGGAAGCCCTGCATCGGCAGGGCTTCCGGATTTCGATCGATGATTTTGGCACCGGTTATTCGAATATTGCCCGCCTGGGCCAGATGCAGGTCGATTTTCTAAAGATCGACCGCTCGCTAATTTCCCAGGCTCATCGAGACGATCGAGTTGCTGCGATGATGGATTGTGTGTTGTTGATGGCCAAAACGCTCAATTGCAAAACCGTCGCCGAAGGTGTTGAGAGCCAAAGCGAAGTTGATTTCCTGGCGCGGCACAAGATCGATATTCTACAGGGATATTACTTTTCACCAAGTCTCACAGTTCCAGCACTTGTCACATGGGCGCGTCAGCACGAACGGGCTGTTGCCGCCGGTAAATTCAATCATAAAACCAGTCATGCGGCGTGA
- a CDS encoding sarcosine oxidase subunit gamma, translating to MAPSEVTREPLERISVLSHRLPVFGDDGLSMQEAAHLGKLILRVDATIGKELFTQLSKGARLPTEPCSTAFYGNGAISILWLGPDEWMLVTEKDAESRVKAQLSKALTGQHFQLSNVTDYYSCIDISGCQTREILMNLTTLDMHARGFAAGQVKGSNFGHANAHVWQLHTDTGAPETFRLIIRASMADYLWCLITRSARLFGMREEKPAGGERLVV from the coding sequence ATGGCACCATCTGAAGTGACGCGAGAGCCGCTGGAACGCATAAGCGTGCTGTCGCATCGGTTGCCGGTCTTCGGTGACGATGGATTGAGCATGCAGGAAGCGGCTCATCTTGGAAAGTTGATCCTGCGGGTGGATGCGACCATCGGAAAGGAGCTGTTCACCCAGCTCAGCAAGGGCGCCAGACTGCCGACAGAACCCTGTTCCACGGCATTTTATGGAAATGGCGCGATTTCGATCTTGTGGCTGGGACCGGATGAATGGATGCTGGTTACCGAAAAAGACGCCGAATCCAGGGTGAAAGCTCAACTGTCGAAGGCGCTGACCGGACAGCATTTTCAACTGTCAAATGTGACTGATTATTATAGCTGCATTGATATCAGCGGATGCCAGACCCGGGAGATCTTGATGAATCTGACAACACTGGATATGCACGCTCGCGGGTTTGCTGCCGGGCAGGTCAAGGGGTCGAATTTCGGCCATGCCAATGCCCATGTCTGGCAGCTTCATACCGATACCGGTGCGCCGGAGACCTTTCGGCTGATCATCCGTGCCTCTATGGCAGATTATCTGTGGTGTCTCATTACCCGCTCCGCGCGCCTGTTTGGCATGAGAGAGGAGAAGCCTGCAGGTGGTGAACGGCTTGTGGTTTAG